From a single Lytechinus variegatus isolate NC3 chromosome 9, Lvar_3.0, whole genome shotgun sequence genomic region:
- the LOC121421350 gene encoding E3 ubiquitin-protein ligase TRIM31-like produces MAEALKTVISQSTECPVCLSTFTDPKILSCSHTFCKTCLDNLLECHGNCQIRCPVCRAVTQVPNEDVGKLQVNLALKSLIEDMEGHPQICTNCKSNDKSYAAVYCQDCGNYLCTSCLNMHSQWKGFIDHEVIAMSEISSGKVSVRKYRKCRKHPKEDEGCFCSSCRRFTCFRCVVMEHTGEGHKVIEGTAYEDKHMKGMEELKSKVDKKQSCFQKYIDFIDEQTKSVDSAKKQCTSDINQAYDDAVRQLTVKRESLVREVKETTEGVKKELESMKTTAQKHINRLATMAEMVTNKIKIPLDMDTLAAHDTLCEELREVFDQKDPDYEQPKKSGIKGKSVKFKRNVGVDKLGLGKIVNVVERNVALPTNKTFNEKDVSLPTYNIDNVKKVALPAQDIMNAMVSTPDGRMAVGCDAGGMKIFSTDGQLQQTVLKDVKIFGVGFLSDGRCVVMDNSNNITLYTPEYTQLNVMFKTLSRVEGGDSDLTVDDDDQIYVSYMNAKKIQVFSTAGGQAVREIPCNGYEPYQITSYHGSLIISSWDAIILIDKQGAVQHELKKPDSCLYAAVSQWNTILIAKVKDDEGLVSIDEYTNELRHIRNLVNDYKIEKPGIYWYYLQQYRSGEIAFCTSDRLYIFR; encoded by the coding sequence ATGGCTGAAGCATTAAAGACTGTCATCTCCCAGAGTACAGAGTGTCCAGTGTGTCTTTCTACATTTACCGATCCCAAGATCCTGTCTTGTTCTCACACTTTCTGCAAGACTTGCCTGGACAACCTCTTAGAGTGTCACGGTAACTGCCAGATCCGATGCCCTGTCTGCAGAGCTGTGACCCAGGTCCCAAACGAAGATGTCGGCAAACTACAGGTAAATCTTGCTTTGAAGAGTCTGATAGAGGATATGGAGGGCCATCCTCAGATTTGCACAAATTGTAAATCAAATGACAAATCCTATGCTGCTGTCTACTGCCAAGACTGTGGAAACTATCTCTGCACCTCTTGTCTTAATATGCACTCTCAATGGAAAGGCTTCATCGATCATGAAGTCATTGCCATGAGTGAGATCTCATCAGGGAAGGTTTCAGTCCGTAAATACcggaaatgcaggaaacatccaAAAGAAGACGAGGGTTGCTTCTGTTCCAGCTGCAGGAGATTCACATGCTTCAGGTGTGTTGTTATGGAACATACGGGGGAAGGACACAAGGTCATCGAGGGAACAGCTTACGAGGACAAACACATGAAGGGTATGGAAGAACTTAAATCAAAGGTGGACAAGAAACAATCATGCTTTCAGAAGTACATTGATTTTATAGATGAACAGACTAAAAGTGTTGACAGTGCCAAGAAACAGTGTACAAGTGACATCAATCAAGCATATGATGATGCAGTCCGGCAGTTGACAGTAAAGAGGGAAAGTCTAGTAAGAGAAGTCAAGGAAACGACCGAAGGAGTAAAGAAAGAACTGGAAAGTATGAAGACCACGGCCCAGAAGCACATCAATCGGTTGGCGACCATGGCTGAAATGGTAactaacaaaataaagattCCATTAGATATGGATACTTTGGCTGCACACGACACTCTGTGTGAAGAGTTACGAGAGGTCTTTGATCAAAAGGATCCTGACTACGAGCAGCCGAAGAAATCGGGCATAAAGGGGAAAAGTGTCAAGTTCAAGAGAAATGTTGGAGTGGATAAGCTAGGCCTTGGGAAGATTGTGAATGTAGTTGAAAGAAACGTCGCCTTACCCactaataaaacatttaatgaaaagGACGTTTCTTTGCCTActtataatattgataatgtaaAGAAGGTTGCTTTGCCAGCTCAAGATATCATGAATGCCATGGTTAGTACACCAGACGGTAGGATGGCAGTAGGATGTGATGCAGGTGGCATGAAAATCTTCTCCACTGATGGTCAGCTTCAGCAGACAGTTCTGAAGGATGTTAAGATTTTTGGGGTAGGGTTTCTTTCTGATGGTCGATGTGTTGTGATGGATAATTCAAACAACATCACACTGTACACACCAGAGTACACACAATTGAATGTAATGTTTAAGACTTTAAGTCGAGTTGAAGGTGGGGATTCTGATCTcactgttgatgatgatgatcagatCTATGTGAGCTACATGAATGCCAAGAAGATCCAGGTATTTTCAACAGCAGGTGGGCAAGCAGTCAGGGAGATACCATGCAACGGGTATGAACCATATCAAATCACTAGTTACCATGGTTCTCTGATCATTTCATCATGGGATGCTATCATATTGATAGACAAACAGGGTGCTGTACAACATGAATTAAAGAAACCTGATAGTTGCCTTTACGCTGCTGTATCTCAATGGAATACAATCCTGATAGCCAAGGTGAAGGATGATGAAGGTTTGGTGAGCATTGACGAGTATACAAATGAACTAAGGCACATTCGAAACCTTGTTAATGATTACAAGATTGAGAAGCCTGGGATATATTGGTATTACCTCCAGCAGTACCGATCAGGGGAGATCGCTTTCTGCACTTCGGATAGACTCTATATATTCCgctga